The sequence ACTGGTTTTAACGGTACTCATTGTTCAACTCCCTCGGAGTGGTAAGGTGGTTTGCCCAAATAGAAAAGGAGGGAAAGTGCCATAACGTAGGCGGAAGCTATGCAGGAAGAGAGGGTTTCAGGGATGGCTAATCCCCTCCATCGATAGACCCAAGGTATCCCCGGAAGAAAAGAGAAGAAAAGGGAAAGAAGGGAACCCCTTTTCATCCCCTTCTTCCAAAAGAAAAGAGAGAAAGAGAGAGGAACAAAGGGGAAAAGGAGGAAGAAAAGTACGGATACCCAGAAATGAAGGTCTCCATAGCTTTCGGGGAAAAGTCCTATGCAGAAAAGGGCTAAAGAATCCAGTCCCAAAAGAAGGGAAGCAAATTGACCAGAAGATTCTCTAATCACGAAAAGAGAAGAAAGTGAAAAGATGAAAAGAAGCAAACCAGTTACCATGAGACCAAGATTGAAGAGGGGAGCTGTTTTTCCAACCCCCAAATCGCTTAGGGCATTTTCCATCCAGCCAAAAGAAGGGGAAAGATGAACGGAGAGGAAAATACAGGTAAAAGCGAGGGGTGGAGCTATCAGTCCACAAAGCCCCAATTTCCTGAGGTTTCGCGATGACATTCTCGTTTTCTTTCCGTGAAAGGAATTTATAGCCCTCGCTTCCTTTTCTTTTGATGAAAATAGGTGAAGTGGCTAACCGGAAACTGGTAAAGATGGACGGTGAAAAAAGTATCCTAGAGGCTTGTAAGGTAATGGGGAAAAAGAGAATAGGAAGCGTATTGGTTACCCTCCATGGACAACCATACGGCATCTTTACGGAAAGGGACCTTCTTTCTAAAGTACTGGCGAAAGGAGTGGATTTGAAAAGGGCCAAGCTCAAAGACTATTGCTCAAGACCACTCGTGATGGTGGATGAAAACTATACGGTCAAAGAATGTGCCAGGATCATGTCGGAAATGAAGGTGAGGAGATTGCTTGTTTCTTCCAAGGGTGAACTGGTGGGCATCTTCACCTCTTCCGATTTGGCGAAAGTCATCTCGAAGGCACCGCTTGACTTTTGAGGTGGAAAAATGCCAAAGTGTTCTTGCTGTGGGAGAGAATTGAAGGAAAAGGACAAAGAAAAGACATGGAGAGAATGCCGTTACTGCGGTTTGCCAGTATGTTTCAATTGTACCCACTATCTAGGAACCACCGTGCGTGATCTCTTTGGGGATCACATAGAAGTGGTCTGCGTTTGCGGTACTTGTAAACTCAGGAAGTGAAGGGATGCGCTGGGAAGCTTGGGAACCTTGGTATTTCAGGATAGTGGAAAGGCTGAAACTGGATCCTAAGGAGGATGAAAGGGCAACCCTTTTACTTTCCCATCTTTTTCCTCCACCCGATCTTCATGGACTCAGAAAGTTAATAAGGGGGAGAAATTGTTTGGTCTTGGGAGCCGGACCTTCTCTGGAGGAAGATCTTCATAGGTT comes from Candidatus Hadarchaeales archaeon and encodes:
- a CDS encoding CBS domain-containing protein, producing the protein MKIGEVANRKLVKMDGEKSILEACKVMGKKRIGSVLVTLHGQPYGIFTERDLLSKVLAKGVDLKRAKLKDYCSRPLVMVDENYTVKECARIMSEMKVRRLLVSSKGELVGIFTSSDLAKVISKAPLDF
- a CDS encoding DUF998 domain-containing protein, with product MSSRNLRKLGLCGLIAPPLAFTCIFLSVHLSPSFGWMENALSDLGVGKTAPLFNLGLMVTGLLLFIFSLSSLFVIRESSGQFASLLLGLDSLALFCIGLFPESYGDLHFWVSVLFFLLFPFVPLSFSLFFWKKGMKRGSLLSLFFSFLPGIPWVYRWRGLAIPETLSSCIASAYVMALSLLFYLGKPPYHSEGVEQ